The Calditerrivibrio nitroreducens DSM 19672 genome window below encodes:
- the aroA gene encoding 3-phosphoshikimate 1-carboxyvinyltransferase, protein MVTFDRIETLKGSVTVPPDKSITHRAFIFSSMAEGRSVVLNPLMSRDTIATMNAMKAVGVEFIKLDNGFEIVSKGYRGFNEPQDVINCENSGTTARLITGLFAPSGRYVVLTGDNSLRRRPMDRVKRPLQTMGADIRLRSDRFLPMTVLPSKMHPADIMAEVSSAQVKSAVILSGLQLDGYTSYTEKEITRNHTETMLRDFGADIMVEGKKITVRGVKNLIPQKTTVPGDFSSAAFFIGAAIMFEGAEIKIRSVGLNPTRTGLLTVLRDMGVQIETELTSSSAEPMGDIYIKHGRLKGGKICGEIIPNIIDEIPMLAVLGLFAESPLEIRGAEELRVKESDRIKSVVENISALGGEVEEYPDGLKVYPLKKLKDKEILLKSFDDHRIAMVNILLSKRFGNISIDEISAIDVSFPDFLEKLKDIEVVVA, encoded by the coding sequence ATGGTAACTTTTGATAGAATAGAAACTTTGAAGGGTTCTGTGACTGTTCCTCCGGATAAATCGATTACCCATAGAGCATTTATATTTTCCAGCATGGCGGAGGGGAGATCCGTTGTTTTAAATCCCCTTATGTCAAGGGATACTATCGCCACGATGAATGCCATGAAGGCTGTTGGGGTGGAATTTATAAAGTTAGATAACGGTTTTGAGATCGTTTCTAAAGGGTATAGAGGGTTTAATGAACCACAGGATGTGATAAATTGTGAAAACTCTGGAACCACAGCAAGGCTTATTACCGGACTTTTTGCCCCATCGGGGAGATACGTCGTTCTAACGGGGGATAACTCCCTCAGAAGACGGCCTATGGACAGAGTTAAAAGGCCGCTACAAACAATGGGGGCAGATATCAGATTGAGAAGTGATAGGTTTTTGCCAATGACGGTACTCCCCTCAAAAATGCATCCGGCTGATATTATGGCGGAGGTGAGTAGTGCTCAGGTAAAAAGTGCAGTTATTCTCTCTGGCTTACAACTTGATGGATACACAAGTTATACAGAAAAAGAGATCACAAGAAACCACACCGAAACGATGTTAAGGGATTTTGGCGCAGACATAATGGTGGAAGGGAAAAAGATCACCGTTAGAGGCGTAAAAAACCTTATCCCTCAGAAAACAACAGTACCTGGGGACTTTTCTTCTGCGGCATTTTTTATCGGTGCAGCCATCATGTTTGAAGGGGCTGAGATAAAGATAAGATCCGTAGGGTTAAATCCCACCAGGACAGGATTATTAACGGTATTGAGAGATATGGGGGTGCAGATTGAAACTGAGTTGACCAGCAGTTCCGCTGAACCGATGGGGGATATCTACATCAAGCATGGAAGGTTAAAGGGTGGGAAGATTTGTGGTGAGATCATCCCAAATATAATAGATGAGATACCTATGCTGGCTGTTTTAGGGTTATTTGCAGAATCACCTCTGGAGATAAGGGGGGCGGAAGAGTTGCGGGTGAAAGAATCAGATAGGATTAAGTCAGTAGTGGAAAATATCTCTGCTTTGGGTGGAGAGGTGGAAGAGTATCCGGATGGACTAAAGGTATACCCTCTAAAAAAACTGAAAGATAAAGAAATTCTTTTAAAGTCGTTCGATGACCATAGGATAGCAATGGTGAATATCCTTTTATCCAAAAGGTTTGGTAATATTTCTATTGACGAAATATCTGCTATTGATGTATCATTCCCTGATTTTCTGGAAAAATTAAAGGATATTGAGGTTGTTGTTGCTTAG
- the cmk gene encoding (d)CMP kinase, whose amino-acid sequence MLRIAIDGPAGSGKSTISKRLAEKYNLLYIDTGAFYRTAAWMLVKFNLSVGELANYLKRCRIMLEKDRVLIDLDGNIYDVTDEIRSPDISMKTSEIAAIPEVRSVITDQQKAVAKRSSVVMDGRDIGTVVIPDAEIKIFLTASANERAKRRYNELIGKGLDVDFDTLLGEIVERDKNDANRSVAPLKKADDAYELDTTDMSIDEVVSEIEKIIRKKGF is encoded by the coding sequence TTGCTTAGAATAGCCATTGATGGACCTGCGGGAAGTGGTAAAAGTACAATTTCAAAGAGATTAGCAGAAAAATATAATTTATTATACATTGATACCGGAGCTTTTTATAGGACAGCCGCCTGGATGCTTGTGAAATTTAATCTTTCGGTGGGCGAGCTGGCAAATTATCTGAAACGTTGTCGTATAATGCTTGAAAAAGACAGGGTTTTAATCGATCTGGATGGAAATATTTATGATGTGACAGATGAAATAAGGTCGCCTGATATATCTATGAAAACAAGTGAGATAGCTGCCATACCTGAGGTGAGATCTGTTATTACTGACCAGCAAAAGGCAGTTGCAAAAAGATCTTCTGTGGTGATGGATGGAAGGGACATCGGTACTGTCGTGATTCCCGATGCAGAGATTAAGATATTTCTTACTGCATCAGCAAACGAGCGGGCAAAAAGAAGGTATAATGAGCTGATAGGTAAAGGTTTGGATGTGGATTTTGATACCCTTTTGGGTGAGATAGTAGAAAGGGACAAAAATGACGCTAATAGATCTGTGGCACCGTTAAAAAAGGCTGATGATGCTTATGAATTGGATACCACAGATATGTCGATAGATGAAGTTGTTTCAGAGATAGAAAAGATCATCAGAAAGAAGGGTTTTTAG
- the ispH gene encoding 4-hydroxy-3-methylbut-2-enyl diphosphate reductase, giving the protein MEIYVAQHAGFCFGVERAVKIVRNAAGEYKNLYTLGPIIHNPQLVNELKSQGVDVAESTDDLSEGSTVVLRSHGVEKQELNILAKKNIHIVDATCPYVNKAHSEAVNLSKDGYFVVIFGEKDHPEVKGIASYIEGEYTIVSSPEEAYNIDFREKIGVVAQTTQEKAVFDKIVDILRNRCRELKISNTICNATTLRQNAARKVAEMVEVMFVVGGKNSANTRRLYKICSEICEKTFHIETKEEIDKSVLIGVNKVGVTAGASTPKNIIDDVIEYLNGVNNGRE; this is encoded by the coding sequence ATGGAGATTTATGTTGCTCAGCATGCGGGGTTTTGCTTTGGAGTGGAAAGGGCTGTAAAAATAGTCCGCAATGCAGCCGGAGAATATAAAAATCTATACACGTTGGGACCTATCATTCATAATCCGCAGCTTGTGAATGAGTTGAAAAGTCAGGGTGTGGATGTTGCGGAATCTACGGATGACCTAAGTGAAGGGTCGACTGTTGTATTAAGGTCACACGGAGTTGAAAAACAAGAACTCAATATACTTGCTAAAAAAAATATTCATATTGTGGATGCCACCTGTCCATATGTGAATAAAGCTCATTCTGAAGCGGTAAATCTGAGTAAAGATGGGTATTTTGTGGTAATATTTGGAGAAAAAGATCATCCGGAGGTAAAGGGGATTGCAAGCTACATCGAAGGGGAATACACCATTGTTTCTTCCCCGGAAGAGGCTTACAATATAGATTTCAGGGAAAAGATAGGGGTTGTTGCCCAAACCACTCAGGAAAAAGCTGTTTTTGATAAGATCGTTGATATCTTGAGAAACAGATGTAGAGAACTCAAAATATCAAATACGATATGTAATGCCACTACCCTGAGACAGAATGCCGCCAGAAAGGTGGCGGAAATGGTGGAAGTAATGTTTGTGGTGGGCGGTAAAAATAGTGCCAATACGAGAAGACTCTATAAGATATGCAGCGAAATCTGTGAAAAGACATTTCATATAGAAACAAAAGAAGAGATTGACAAATCGGTATTAATAGGAGTAAATAAGGTGGGTGTAACTGCAGGTGCCAGTACACCTAAGAACATCATAGATGATGTTATAGAATATTTAAATGGGGTTAATAATGGCAGAGAATAA